The sequence GACATATAGTTCGGGCAGGCCGTTCGGAGATATACAGGAGCGTTCCGCTTCTTGACGGCGCAGTCAAGCGGTTGCTGTGTCGCGGGACCGGTCCACGGCGGGCGCCGCAGAAGTCAACGCCGCGCCGAGCATGCTCTGCTTGTCGCGGCGGCGCTGCACGGACGATGGAATACGCATGGCTTCACGATACTTCGCGACGGTACGACGTGCGATATCAATCCCGTCGGCGTGCAATCGTTCCACGATGGTATCATCCGACAGGATGGCGCTGGGACTTTCGGCGTCGATCAGAAGTTTGATGCGGTGCCGCACGGCTTCCGCGGAATGCGCGTCGCCGCCGTCCGCCGAGGCGATGGAGGCGGTGAAGAAATACTTCAATTCAAACGTGCCGCGATTTGTCGCCATGTACTTGTTCGCCGTTACGCGGGAGACGGTCGATTCGTGCATCTGAATGGCGTCGGCGACGGCCTTCAGGTTGAGCGGCCGCAGATGCGCCACCCCTTGCGTGAAAAAGCCGTCCTGCTGGCGAACGATTTCGGTGGCGACCTTGAGGATCGTGCGGGCGCGCTGGTCGAGTGCGCGCACCAGCCAGGTCGCGTTCTGCAGGCAATCGGTAAAATAGGTTTTGTCGCCGTCCTTGCGAATGGTCTTGGACAGTTGCGAATAGTAGACCTGATTGACTAGCACTTTCGGCAAGGTGTCGCTGTTGAGTTCGACATGCCAGCCGCCGTCCGGTCCGGGACGGACATAGACATCCGGGACCACGCTCTGCGTCTTGGCCGAGCCGAACTTCAGGCCGGGTTTGGGATTGAGATGGCGGATTTCCCCGATCATGTCGGCGATGTCTTCGTCATCGACGCCGCAGATCTTTCGCAAAGAAGCGATGTCGCGCTTCGCCAGCAGGTCGAGATTTTCGACAAGCGCCTGCATCGCGGGATCGTAACGATCGCGCTCGCGCAACTGGATCGCGAGACATTCACTCAGATTGCGCGCGCAGACGCCGGGCGGATCGAATTTCTGCAGGACCGCAAGCACTGCCTCGACTTCTTCGCGCGAGGTGCCGAGCTTCTCGTGCGCCTCGCCAAGATCGGCGGGGACGTAACCGGCGTCGTCCACGAGATCGATCAGGTATTGCCCGATCATGCGACGCATCGGGTCCGGAAACGCCACCGCGAGCTGCTCGGCGAGGTGACCGCCGAGCGTGGTTTCGGCGGCGACAAAGGCTTCGAGATTGTAGTCGTCGTCGTTCGATGCCCCGCCGCCCCATTCGGTATAAGCGGTCGGCGCGGCGTCCTGAGCCGAGCGCGCGGCTGCGTCAGCAGGCTCCTCCGGAAAGACATTCTCCATGCCGGTGTCGAGGGATTGCTCGATTTCGGTACGGCTGCCGAGATCGGGCGCCATCCACTCCTCGGTGCCAGGTTCGAAGGCGTCCGCCGAGCGTTCGCCGTCACCGCTGCCAAGGGAAAAGCCGGTATCCTCGCCCTCGGAGAATTCGGTCTGAGCGGCAGGCTCCTGACCCCGGTCGGGGGCGCCATCATGATCGGCGCGCTCAAGCAGCGGATTGCGCTCCAGCTCGTCCTCGACAAAGGCCACCAGGTCGAGATTCGACAATTGCAGCAGTTTGATCGCCTGCATCAGCTGCGGCGTCATCACCAGTGACTGCGACTGGCGGAACTCTAGTCTCTGCGTCAGCGCCATAAAAACCAGTTCCGGTCCAAAAATTGGTCCGTTTCTTGCTTAATCCTTTCTCGAACAGATGTACACGTCTTGACGTTTTGAAAATTTGGAGTAGAGCGCGCTGCGCTGCAATATCGCCGATCAGGGTAAATGCGGCGACCGTGCCCTCCGGCCCGTTTGACCTCCTCACCGCTCCGGCGGATTCCCCGATCCAGAACAAAATCTAGGATTAAAGTCGGAATTCTTCGCCGAGATAAAGGCGGCGCACGTCGGGATCGTTGACGATTTCGTCCGGACTGCCCTCGGTCAGCACCTCCCCCGCATAGACGATGTAAGCGCGGTCCGTGAGGCCCAGCGTTTCGCGCACATTGTGGTCGGTAATCAGCACGCCGATGCCGCGCTGGGTGAGATGCCGAACCAGTTGCTGAATGTCGCCGACCGCGATCGGATCGATGCCCGCGAAGGGTTCGTCGAGCAGCATGTAACTCGGACGCGACGCCAGCGCGCGGGCGATTTCGACACGCCGCCGCTCGCCGCCGGACAATGCGATCGACGGCGATTTCCGCAACCGCGTGATGTTGAATTCCTCGAGCAGCGAATCCAGCTCGCGCTCGCGCTTGCGTTTGTCGGGTTCGACCACTTCGAGGACCGCGCGAATGTTGTCTTCGACGGACAGCCCGCGAAAGATCGAGGCTTCCTGCGGCAGATAACCGATGCCGAGACGCGCGCGCTGATACATCGGCAGCTGCGTCACATCGTGGCCGTCGAGTTCGACGCGGCCGCGGTCCGGCTTGATGAGGCCGGTGATCATATAGAACACGGTGGTCTTGCCGGCGCCGTTCGGACCGAGAATGCCGACGGCTTCGCCGCGCCGGACATAGATGCTGACGCCATGCACGATCTTGCGCGTGCCGAAACTTTTCTCGACGCCGTGAATGGCGAGGTAGCCCGCATGCTGCGCGCGGGACGGCCCGGTGCCATTGGTTGCCGCGCGTGGGCGCGGCGCACTCTCGCGCGGCTGGTCCCTGGACGACTCCCGCGGCAGACTGCGCGGGATCGGCGGCGCGTCATGGATGAATGCGGACGAGTCCTGCGGCGTAAGCGTCGCCGGCTCGCGGGGACTTCCCGCCGCGACGGCCTCGCGCCTGACCGGCGCGGTCTCGCGCGATGTTTCCCGCGCCGGCAAGGGCTTCTCCCCTGCGGCAGGCTTGAAAATGTCGCCCATGCGCGCGGCCAGCGAGGTGATGTCCTGACGCAAGCCGTCCTGCTGCGAACGCGCAAACCCTTGCCGTCCACGCGCCGGGCCTCGACGACGAAAGATGCGCAGGAGATCCACCATGCAGCTTCAAATCAGCCTTTTCAAACCAGCCTGTCAGATCGGCCTTATCACATCGATCGGATCGTTACCGCAGCATGATGGAGCGCGGGCGGATTGCCCATCCCAAAATGTCCGGGCCGGGTGATACAGGCTCGACGCATGCGGTTCAACCATCGCGCTTAGGCGTAACCGGCAAACTATTGAGTTTAAGAGGCTTTCCTGGTGCGCCCGGAGCCGGTGACGGCGTAGAGCCGCCTCCCTTTTCGCCCTGCTGGGGGGCCGACTGGAACACGCCCTGCACACGCCCGCTGTCGGATTCAACCCGGGACACGCCGGTGGTCAGATCGACAACGAGCCGGTCGCCGCGCAGCACGTTCTTGTCTTTCGTCAGCAGCACATTGCCGAACATCGTGACCGTGTTGGCGCGCATATCGAAAATGCCGCGATCACCCGTCACCGTCGAATCCTTCTGGGTGACGACGACGCCGCCCTTTGCCTCGAGCTTGCGGATCGACGAACTGCCGCTGGGTCCCGGCGTCGACGATTTCATCGCCGGCTTCTTGGCGTCGGCGGACTGATCGTTGTCGTAAAACACCACGAGGGTCTTGCAGAGCATGGTGGTGTCGCCCTGCACGACCTTGACGTTGCCGCTGAAGGTCGCCGCCTTGTCCTTGTCTCGCATCTCGAGCGACGCGGCATTGATCTGAATCGGCTTGTCGCGGTTCTGCGAGAATCCCTGCATCGCATTGGGCACGCCGGTTGCCGTGCTCTGCGCGCGGGCCTCCGTTGCGGTGTACAGCGAGACCGCGAGCATTGCGATCGAGAATACGCGCACGGCCATGCGCGCGCGAGCGGTTGCGCTGGAACCCTTGTGGCCCTTCGTCATAAAGCGAATCATTTTGCGGCGGCGTCCTTGGCCGGGGCCTGTGCGGGCGCTTCGTTCGACTGCTCCGGAATCAAAATCATCGAGACATCGCCCTCAAAGCGCACCACCGCGCCGTTTTCCAAAATTCTGAGCCGATTGGCATCGAGCGTACCGTTCAGCAATTTCACGGCCACGGGTTCATCCGACGACACCGTGCCGCCCGCCATATCAACCGTCGCCTGCGTCAGCCGCGCTTCATAGCCCGTGGTGGACTGGAGGAAGATGCTGTCCTTCAGATCGAGCAACTGGGTTTTGGTGTCGAACAAACCGGTGCGCGCATCCATGGTGATGCCTGTCCTGTCTTCCATCTGAACCTTCGCGCGCAATTCGTGCAGTTCGACATTGTTCGGCCGCGTCACGTCCTGCACCGCCGACTTGGCCCAGAGTTCATAGGGCCGCTGATCCGGCGTAAAACCCGCAAGATGCGGCGAGTCCATCGTGATCCGGGTCCCGGACACGCCGAGCTTGCCAATATCGATCGGCAGCTTTGAAAGAATCCTGAACGGATTGAAAAGCGAGATTCCGATAATGGTCAGCATCGCAGCCGCCACCATCACCGGCACCGCCACGCGCAACTGACGCACGCGGCGGCTGTGACGCCTCGCCTTCGCGTAGCGCGCATCCGCAGCAGCCTGATAGTTCTGGCCCTGGATCGAATACAAAGTCTGCTCCGAAGCGCCGGTCTGGTTCCGTCATTCTACGCAATGACGCCCCATTTTGCAGCCCGGCATTTTCGTGCTCCATCAAGCACTTGATGAGATGCGCCATAGGACTCTTGGCAAACAGCGGAAAAGTGACCGAAACCGGGCAACACGGCTGCAAATGGCCGAATGTTGCGGCAAATGGTAAAATCAGGAATGGGCGAAGATGTCGTCGTTTTCCCAGCCCTGCAAATCCAGCTTCGCGCGCGTGGGCAGAAACGCGAAGCACGCCGCGGCCAGCGCCTCGCGGCTCTCTCGCGCCAGCATGGCGTCGAGCTTCTCGCGCAGTGCATGAAGATGCAGCACATCGGACGCGGCATAGGTCAGTTGCGCATCCGTGAGCGTCGCCGCGCCCCAGTCGCTCGATTGCTGCTGCTTCGACAGATCGACGCCGAGCACCTCGCGCACCAGATCCTTCAGGCCATGACGATCAGTGTAGGTGCGTACAAGCCGCGACACGATCTTGGTGCAGTACACCGGCTGCGGCATCACACCGAAGGCGTTGAACAGCACGGCGAGATCGAACCGCGCGTAATGGAAGATCTTGGTGATGTTCGGATCGCCGAACAGCTTTTTCAAATTCGGCGCATCAGTGTGACCCGCCGGAATTTGCACGACGTCCGCAGTGCCGTCGCCGTTCGACAGTTGAATGACGCAAAGCCGGTCGCGGTGCGGATTGAGACCCAGCGTTTCGGTGTCGATCGCAACCGACTGCGTGTAGCGCGAAAGGTCCGGCAAATCGCCGCGATGCAGGCGGATGGTCATGGTCAGCAAGACTTTCGTTTTTCAGGATCGGTCGAATCGAAGGCCTAAACTACCGCTCAAATCCGCCGCAGACGAGAGGAAGAGGCCCCCAAATCACCCCGAAAGCCGAGAAGTTGTTAACCCTGGTTGCTGCTATGCCGCCAGCCGAGGTCCCGCCGCCTGCGCTGTCGTTTGAAATTTTGGCGGGAAGGCTCAAGATCGGGCGGAGTCCGGCGATCATGAAAGGCCCAGACATGAGCATCGAGCAACGCCTGCCCCGCTTCGCGGTCCTCATCGATGCGGACAATACATCGCCGCAGATCGCGGAAGGGCTTTTTGCCGAAATTGCCAGCCTCGGCGAGGCCAGCGTGCGTCGCATCTATGGAGATTTCTCAAGCCCAAGGTTGAAATCGTGGATCAGCATTCTCCAAAAGCACGCCATCGATCCGTATCAGCAGTTCGCTTATACCACCGGAAAGAATGCATCCGACATCGCCTTGGTGATCGACGCCATGGATTTGCTCCACAGCGGGCGATTCCACGGCTTCTGCCTCGTGTCGTCCGACAGCGACTTCACGCGTCTCGCGTCGCGGATTCGCGAGCAGGGCGCGGATGTCTACGGCTTCGGCGCGCAGAAGACGCCAGAGAGTTTTCGTCAGGCGTGTCGAA is a genomic window of Bradyrhizobium sp. G127 containing:
- the rpoN gene encoding RNA polymerase factor sigma-54; translation: MALTQRLEFRQSQSLVMTPQLMQAIKLLQLSNLDLVAFVEDELERNPLLERADHDGAPDRGQEPAAQTEFSEGEDTGFSLGSGDGERSADAFEPGTEEWMAPDLGSRTEIEQSLDTGMENVFPEEPADAAARSAQDAAPTAYTEWGGGASNDDDYNLEAFVAAETTLGGHLAEQLAVAFPDPMRRMIGQYLIDLVDDAGYVPADLGEAHEKLGTSREEVEAVLAVLQKFDPPGVCARNLSECLAIQLRERDRYDPAMQALVENLDLLAKRDIASLRKICGVDDEDIADMIGEIRHLNPKPGLKFGSAKTQSVVPDVYVRPGPDGGWHVELNSDTLPKVLVNQVYYSQLSKTIRKDGDKTYFTDCLQNATWLVRALDQRARTILKVATEIVRQQDGFFTQGVAHLRPLNLKAVADAIQMHESTVSRVTANKYMATNRGTFELKYFFTASIASADGGDAHSAEAVRHRIKLLIDAESPSAILSDDTIVERLHADGIDIARRTVAKYREAMRIPSSVQRRRDKQSMLGAALTSAAPAVDRSRDTATA
- the lptB gene encoding LPS export ABC transporter ATP-binding protein; amino-acid sequence: MVDLLRIFRRRGPARGRQGFARSQQDGLRQDITSLAARMGDIFKPAAGEKPLPARETSRETAPVRREAVAAGSPREPATLTPQDSSAFIHDAPPIPRSLPRESSRDQPRESAPRPRAATNGTGPSRAQHAGYLAIHGVEKSFGTRKIVHGVSIYVRRGEAVGILGPNGAGKTTVFYMITGLIKPDRGRVELDGHDVTQLPMYQRARLGIGYLPQEASIFRGLSVEDNIRAVLEVVEPDKRKRERELDSLLEEFNITRLRKSPSIALSGGERRRVEIARALASRPSYMLLDEPFAGIDPIAVGDIQQLVRHLTQRGIGVLITDHNVRETLGLTDRAYIVYAGEVLTEGSPDEIVNDPDVRRLYLGEEFRL
- a CDS encoding LptA/OstA family protein, producing the protein MLAVSLYTATEARAQSTATGVPNAMQGFSQNRDKPIQINAASLEMRDKDKAATFSGNVKVVQGDTTMLCKTLVVFYDNDQSADAKKPAMKSSTPGPSGSSSIRKLEAKGGVVVTQKDSTVTGDRGIFDMRANTVTMFGNVLLTKDKNVLRGDRLVVDLTTGVSRVESDSGRVQGVFQSAPQQGEKGGGSTPSPAPGAPGKPLKLNSLPVTPKRDG
- the lptC gene encoding LPS export ABC transporter periplasmic protein LptC, with amino-acid sequence MYSIQGQNYQAAADARYAKARRHSRRVRQLRVAVPVMVAAAMLTIIGISLFNPFRILSKLPIDIGKLGVSGTRITMDSPHLAGFTPDQRPYELWAKSAVQDVTRPNNVELHELRAKVQMEDRTGITMDARTGLFDTKTQLLDLKDSIFLQSTTGYEARLTQATVDMAGGTVSSDEPVAVKLLNGTLDANRLRILENGAVVRFEGDVSMILIPEQSNEAPAQAPAKDAAAK
- a CDS encoding ribonuclease H-like domain-containing protein; this encodes MTIRLHRGDLPDLSRYTQSVAIDTETLGLNPHRDRLCVIQLSNGDGTADVVQIPAGHTDAPNLKKLFGDPNITKIFHYARFDLAVLFNAFGVMPQPVYCTKIVSRLVRTYTDRHGLKDLVREVLGVDLSKQQQSSDWGAATLTDAQLTYAASDVLHLHALREKLDAMLARESREALAAACFAFLPTRAKLDLQGWENDDIFAHS
- a CDS encoding NYN domain-containing protein; amino-acid sequence: MSIEQRLPRFAVLIDADNTSPQIAEGLFAEIASLGEASVRRIYGDFSSPRLKSWISILQKHAIDPYQQFAYTTGKNASDIALVIDAMDLLHSGRFHGFCLVSSDSDFTRLASRIREQGADVYGFGAQKTPESFRQACRRFIYTENLVSRAPATETKVPSQPQPLEPPSAAVPFLLKAISPSEEAGWANLGSVGRRIANLFPDFDVRTYGCSKLSDLVRKTDAFDIEKAKSGQERIKAKASPAKSRRARSPKS